In one window of Romboutsia hominis DNA:
- a CDS encoding DUF362 domain-containing protein: MIRERRIKEPIVSITKAMTESKSLEKALDLLPIDKIIKKGDAVVINPNWVKDSKPKDAGIVGPKTLKTLIQYIKEKEPSKIYIATGSGSKKTTEVMKNVGYDKIIEEEKIEFVDMNYGPYIDLKLKHDIIKSTPINEIVNKADVIISFTQLKHHEEATITSAIKNIAMGWPPAEIHGYPKKNTGIHKDLHGFIRAMANEIPIDLSIISCDKAMVGTGPHNGMAVDTPGLIIASTDPLAADCIGARLLGFLPQAVCYLYGLDKDNIGESDPKNMEIKGLSLEEAEKIFSKCAYGDSEVRVDKEKLKDIHGR, translated from the coding sequence ATGATAAGAGAGAGAAGGATTAAAGAACCTATAGTTTCAATAACTAAGGCAATGACAGAATCTAAATCATTAGAAAAAGCTTTAGATTTATTGCCAATAGATAAAATTATAAAAAAAGGAGACGCAGTAGTTATAAATCCTAACTGGGTAAAAGATAGCAAACCAAAAGATGCAGGAATTGTAGGTCCTAAAACTTTAAAAACACTTATACAGTATATAAAAGAAAAAGAACCTAGCAAAATATATATAGCAACAGGATCTGGAAGTAAAAAGACTACAGAGGTTATGAAAAATGTAGGGTATGACAAAATAATAGAAGAAGAAAAAATAGAATTTGTTGATATGAATTATGGTCCATATATAGATTTAAAGCTAAAGCATGACATAATAAAATCAACTCCTATAAATGAAATAGTAAATAAAGCAGATGTAATAATATCATTTACTCAGTTAAAGCATCATGAAGAAGCAACAATAACAAGTGCGATAAAAAATATAGCAATGGGATGGCCGCCAGCAGAAATCCATGGGTATCCAAAAAAAAATACAGGGATTCATAAGGACTTGCATGGATTCATAAGAGCTATGGCAAATGAAATACCTATAGACTTAAGTATAATAAGCTGTGATAAAGCTATGGTAGGTACAGGACCTCATAATGGAATGGCAGTAGATACACCAGGACTTATTATAGCATCAACAGATCCACTAGCAGCAGATTGCATAGGAGCAAGGCTTCTAGGCTTTTTACCACAAGCAGTATGTTATCTCTATGGATTAGATAAAGATAACATAGGAGAATCTGACCCTAAGAATATGGAAATAAAAGGGTTAAGCTTAGAAGAAGCAGAAAAGATATTTAGCAAGTGTGCATATGGTGATAGTGAAGTAAGGGTTGATAAAGAAAAGCTTAAAGATATACATGGTAGATAG
- a CDS encoding acyl-[acyl-carrier-protein] thioesterase produces MSKVFEKIYEVTYRDTNIRGECNFSSYMDFMSDAAFSQDISLGASFTDFKESDYTWVIFNYDIKVHGKANYKEKLKIVTYVKAFRKFYALRNFKIYNEKEELILSGDTLAFYIDIKKAKPCSIPSSYYERYEVKEDRSVKINKLKMRRPSRIDISKNFDIRYSDIDINIHVGNSHYIMWIIDSMPFEVLKNYRISELLVAYEKQLKYNNEVVVESQIEYEDDYIIAIHQIVDENKNEISLLESKWVKIV; encoded by the coding sequence ATGTCTAAAGTATTTGAAAAAATATATGAAGTAACGTATAGAGATACGAATATAAGAGGCGAATGTAATTTTTCGTCATATATGGATTTTATGTCAGATGCAGCATTTAGCCAGGATATTAGCTTAGGAGCATCATTTACTGATTTTAAAGAAAGTGATTATACTTGGGTTATATTTAATTATGATATAAAAGTACATGGTAAAGCTAATTATAAAGAAAAGCTTAAAATTGTAACATATGTAAAAGCATTTAGAAAGTTTTATGCACTTAGAAACTTTAAAATATATAATGAAAAAGAAGAATTAATATTAAGTGGAGACACTTTAGCATTTTATATAGATATAAAAAAAGCTAAGCCTTGCAGTATACCAAGTAGCTATTATGAGAGATATGAAGTAAAAGAGGATAGAAGTGTTAAGATAAATAAGTTAAAAATGAGAAGACCATCTAGAATAGATATATCTAAGAATTTTGATATAAGATACTCTGATATAGATATAAATATACATGTAGGTAATTCTCATTATATAATGTGGATAATAGATTCAATGCCTTTTGAAGTACTTAAAAACTATAGAATAAGTGAACTTTTAGTAGCTTATGAAAAGCAGCTTAAATATAATAATGAAGTAGTGGTAGAAAGTCAGATAGAATATGAAGACGATTATATAATAGCAATACATCAAATAGTTGATGAAAATAAAAATGAAATATCCCTTCTTGAAAGTAAATGGGTAAAAATAGTCTAA